AGCTCaagccacctcctctgtcgcatattcagtTCCTTTTGTGTGAAGAAGtgcttcaaactcttatgatatGTGAAAATCCTGCAGTTCTCCCCatatagatagtgtctccagatATTCAgggcaaataccactgctgctagctcgaggtcatgattcgggtaattcttctcatgaaccttcagcTGTTTGGACGCATGAGCTATCACTCGGTCCTGCTGCATCAGAACTCATCCAACCCAAGCTTAGATACATCTGTATAGAACACAATCTCTCCTTGCCCTGTTGGCATAGCTAGTATGGGTTCCATGGTCATATGCTAGCTTCAGTCTGTCAAAGCTCTCCTGGAACTCATGTCTCCAAACAAActtggcattcttctttgtcaaggcaGTCATAGGCACCGAAATAGAAACGAAGCCCTGGATAAACTTCCTTTAATAGCCCGTCAATACCAAGAAACTGCAAATCTCTGTCACACTCATCGGAACtggccaatctctgactgcttcCACTTTGATGGGTCGACCTCTATAACATAATACgatacaatgtggcctaagaatgccactctatcaagccagaactcacatttgcTGAACTTGCATATAGGCGTCTATCCTGTAGAGTCTGTAACACTGTCCTCAGATGGTGACTGTGATCATCCCTACTCTTCGAATAGatcagaatatcgtcaatgaatacgaTGACAAACTGATATAAGTATGGCTGAAACacgtgattcatgagatccatgaagattgctAGCGCGTTCGTCAGATCGAagggcatcaccaagaacttATAATGTCCTGTATTGCGTCTGGACGACAGTCTTATGCACATCTGACTTTATCActttcagctggtgatatccggatcgaaggtctatcttggagaacactaaggctccctgaagctgatcaaacaaatccttgATCCTCGGTAACAGATACTTATTCTTAACTGTGACTCTGTTCAGCTCTCTCTAATCAATGCACAGTCACATgctgccatccttcttcttaacaaaaagaacTTGCGCGCCCCAAGGGGAAAAGCTAGGGCAAATAAAGCCCTTATCTAGCAGATCCTGAATCTGATCTTTGAGCTCCTTCATCTCTCTAGGTGCTAACTGGTAGGGTGCCTTGGATATCGGCACTGTCCCTGGCACGAGCTCAATCAAAAAGTCCACAACTCTGTCTGGAGGGATGCCTGCAATATCATCAAGAAAACACCGGAGAACTCCTTGACTACATCAATGTCCTCCAGCCTCTGACTGATTGGCTCTGCCACCGATACTATGCTGGCTAAGAACACCTGGAAACCTCTCctcataagcttcctcgcacacaaGAAGGAAATGACGTGCGACATCTGATGATGTCTAGCTGCGACAAAAATAAAAGGTTTCCCATTGGGCGGTCTGACAGACACTGACCTCTGTCAGAAATCTATGACTGCTCCATGAGAAGATAGGCAGTCCATAACCAAGATAATGTCAAACTCCGGTAATGGCAGCACTATAAAATCTGCGTGCACTACAAACTTCTGTAATCGAAGCACCAATCTCTTCATTATCTGCGAAGTGAACATCTGATCCCTGGATGGGATCGATACTCTTGACCCTGAATCCATCGCTACTGATATGATTCCTATTCGCTTGACCAAGGATTAAGATATAAACGAAtgtgtagcccctgaatctagcaatgTATGCCTGGATGCACCTGCAATATTTATCCTCCTTGcgacaaaacataccatcaaatctaATAGAGTCGAACTTAAGGAATTTCTTATAGGCAATTAACCCAAAATCCTTGAAAAATCACTGAACTAACCCAAACATCATTCcctcaaaaattcaaaatcaatccTCAAAAAATCAAAAATTGCAATTTAGCCCCttacattttcgaaaatttcactATGGGCccttcaaaattttcgaaaattacaacTTGACCCCATAAAATCATTGGTCGATAAATTTGTTTCTCAATCAAACAGTTACATTCTTAGTCTCgactaggtagagcatgcatcctaaatccTTCTAAGTTATAAATCCCAAAAATAAATCTTCAAACAAGCATAAAATCCATGCAATTATGCGATAAAGTGAAATCTTAAGCAAAAGGGTTACCAGTAATCAGCTTCGAGTCTGGATCTCCCTCAGCCACCTCGGCATGCATCACATAAGCTTGGCCGGTAGTAGGGTCCTTGTTCCTAGGCAATCTGCTGCTTTATGGCCCTCCTGTCCGCACACAAAGCATTTGAAGGTTCCCCACCTGCACTCGCCGAAATGGAACCTGCTGCACTGGGGGCACGGCTGCCTATCATCTGGCTTAGGCGCCCCTGCCGCCTGAGGAGGTCTCTGCTGCTGCTGTTGTGGCCTTCTAAATGGCTACTGGGGATTTTTCTGCCCGGTGCCTCGGCAGCCCAGTAAACTTCTTTTTCTGCGGCTTGGCACTGGACTGAGTCTGCTGCCGCTTCCTATGAATCTTGAAGTCTATATCCCGCAATGTCTGCTCTGTTTTAAAatctgaaaggatcggttacaaaggtgataagtgtttagaaaggggggggggttgaataaacactctgtGATTATGTATTCTTTTCGAATAAAGGGTTCAGTTTAGTTACAAACTGACACTaggtatctcgtcagtcgataaaaatcagtttaactgaaaaacagttgcggaagtaaactgactgaaagatagattaACTAAAATGAAAAacacacaatttgtttctggatattcggagaatagaataactcctacgtcaccccttctataacgaagataggattttcactaaaagactttgattgaatACAAACGTTGTattgacccacttcagtttgatcttaacactgccaaactgaaactcttagttcacaaaagcttttacagtgcgtgactgaatataacacaactgaataaatctaacaaagatttcaaggtGCTATAAAGCTCGTaaatgtagccttgattgctactgataaatctgataagagtgagctttgATATCTGAATGCGAGttgtgattttagcagagtaacagcaagcttgaatagaatagtagttcGCGTGTTGTTtttctcagctgctctcttcacctatttataggcttccctctcaacggtaatattaaatatcatttgaaactttatatccgttgattgccacgtcgatattctctgacattcgtacactgcaatCTCTGAAATGGGGCGTTCCACTACAAGTTGaagtctgttgtactatttgtcggttgtcgttctcaactgatgatgtgtacagccgagggatcagctgaaagacactttgctggaaaactcataactgatttgtttcaactgatcagttcccaactgatcagtcagttaaaTTTCTGCTTCAACTGATGATGTGGATAATATTTAGCTGGTatgcattaatcttcagctagAGACAACTAACAGTTGTAATTATTTGAGTCAGTTAAGCTCGTTGGTTTTGATCAGTTATTCAAATACGTTTCGAAGCTTATTTTttcaaatcactgaaatttatTTTCCAACAAAATCGCAGGCAATGGCCTCATCGTAACCTACCAGCCTCATCACCATGACGTCCCGGCGAAGAGTGGGTATCAGTCCATGAaggaaatgcctcagcttctggACGACATCACCTACTATCATGGGTACAAAATAGCGGCCTCTGTCAAAATTGCAGATAAAATCCGCCACAGATACGTCCCCCTGTCGGAGGCTCAGGAACTCCCTCTTCACGCAGCCCCTAACATCAGCTGGGAAATACTTCCCGAAGAACATCTCTCTGAATCTAGCCCACGTGAGAGTAGCCACATCCACTGCATGTGCAGCTCCCTCCCATCGTAGGGACGCATCATCCCTCAGCATATAAATGGCGTACCTGGCCCGATCTTCATCCTTCATCTGCAGATAATCAAACTGTAACTCCAGAGACCTAATCCATCCCTCTGCAACGAATGGATCGGTGGTACCCCCGAACTCCTTCAAGTTGAGCTTACAGAACTTTTGAAAAACATATGTCTGAAGCTTAGGAGCCTGCTGTACCTTCTCCAGTAGCCTAGCCATACCCTCTATAACTCGGGTGGTTGGGTCCCTGGCGATGGTGGTGGTGGGCCTCTGCCACCTCCTAGAATATCATCATGTCTTTCAATGCTGAGGTTGTGTCTGGGAGGTATGATCTGAATATAGTCCAATTTATAAACATAACATCATGCAATTATTCTAAtttgtttaaaataataaagtttAAATCGTAAAAGCAGTTAAATATGTACAGTAAATAATCGTAAAGCATAAATCATGtaacatgcaggtgataacagtaattcatttaaaatataaaagcttacaaacttgaggcttgaagacagAGCAGCAGAAGCTGGCGGTGTCATAACCttatacaggacccttgctctgataccaactgtaacatctactcattttaaaagtgcgggaattttttgtttaaagctcgcatttacaaaataacatttaaaataattgtatttatttgacaataaaaatagcGCAGTTTAAAAATAACCAACATGATCCAAGTTAAGacgtaaacataaacgagtaaaaatcgTAATATCATCAATGTATAAAAATGTTTAACTCCTCTCGAAACTCATAAATCAAATGCAGAAAaacatgcggtcctcgggttatgtcacCGCACCAGAGCTGCCTACTTAGAGTTCAGCATCTCTAGTCTCCTCAGCATCAAACTCACGTGCATCACTCACGCCTAaagagtttaaagactcaacacacctgtaccaagaataacaagtacatatacgaggcacacaacagtgaaaaatatcatactcaacatgaAACGTCCTGAtctttttattgtttaaaagtactagaattttttttaaaaaaaaacctcacttagcatcggctgaaccataaaatatttttgacatcattttaaaaataaatcaaccaactaacatttgaaaatcaaaggaaatagcccatactataacctctcaaaaaccactcataaataattaaaagtcgTAAAATTATCc
This Primulina eburnea isolate SZY01 chromosome 2, ASM2296580v1, whole genome shotgun sequence DNA region includes the following protein-coding sequences:
- the LOC140824202 gene encoding uncharacterized protein, producing the protein MARLLEKVQQAPKLQTYVFQKFCKLNLKEFGGTTDPFVAEGWIRSLELQFDYLQMKDEDRARYAIYMLRDDASLRWEGAAHAVDVATLTWARFREMFFGKYFPADVRGCVKREFLSLRQGDVSVADFICNFDRGRYFVPMIVGDVVQKLRHFLHGLIPTLRRDVMVMRLVGYDEAIACDFVGK